One region of Pirellulales bacterium genomic DNA includes:
- a CDS encoding sigma-70 family RNA polymerase sigma factor, translating to MTPMLTVTSTDPEQLIALAKRRTDGAIGQLLETYRNYLSLLARVQIGRRLQGKVDAADAVQETFLEAHRNFSNFRGHTEAEFVCWLRQILAARLSNLVRHYLGTKRRDVRLERAVSFELDQSSAALDRQFVSPLESPSKLAARREHAVMLANALDRLPADYREVIVLRHLEGVPFAQISQRLGRSEDSVQKLWVRGLARLRTEMGIDA from the coding sequence ATGACGCCGATGCTGACCGTAACATCTACCGATCCCGAGCAGTTGATCGCGCTTGCCAAGCGAAGAACTGACGGAGCGATCGGACAATTGTTGGAAACGTATCGCAACTACCTGTCGCTCTTGGCGCGCGTACAGATCGGGCGTCGTCTGCAAGGCAAGGTCGATGCGGCCGACGCTGTACAAGAGACGTTTCTCGAAGCGCATCGTAACTTTTCCAACTTTCGCGGCCATACCGAGGCGGAATTCGTCTGTTGGCTGCGGCAAATTCTGGCCGCTCGGTTATCGAACCTGGTGCGGCATTACCTGGGCACCAAGCGGCGCGACGTGCGCCTGGAACGTGCAGTGAGTTTCGAACTCGATCAATCGTCGGCCGCTTTGGATCGGCAGTTCGTGTCGCCGCTCGAATCCCCCAGCAAGCTGGCCGCACGTCGTGAGCATGCGGTCATGCTGGCCAACGCGCTCGATCGATTGCCCGCGGATTATCGCGAAGTGATCGTACTGCGCCATCTAGAGGGAGTACCGTTCGCCCAAATCTCGCAACGACTCGGGCGCAGCGAAGATAGTGTGCAAAAACTGTGGG